The following are encoded together in the Humulus lupulus chromosome 5, drHumLupu1.1, whole genome shotgun sequence genome:
- the LOC133777876 gene encoding uncharacterized protein LOC133777876: MVFSKLGGKRHRNLRRPFIRSMSTSQGGDLRFHLVDPNGSSPTKNIVIVMDGLTEFTPEVLEWVLQNIVTRSGCAITLLGVMPWLNIPLSTKTWLDIWSVDLEELAKERSENIKSDFKYLKLKAVLDLCRSYGVVLQKKVVMGYPSRLLVVEQIISLGATWVVFDRHQKNTEFYAKKVPCNMVVMNENGEADMIKGRTVVENSGEMNTATATAGESPTVVPPPELVISNQLKGFIENERSQGIYDDQEYDDNEVVLCV, from the exons ATGGTTTTTTCTAAGTTGGGAGGCAAGAGACACAGAAATTTGAGAAGGCCTTTTATAAGGAGCATGAGTACTTCTCAAGGAGGTGATCTTAGATTTCATCTGGTTGATCCAAACGGGTCAAGCCCTACTAAAAATATTGTCATCGTGATGGATGGCCTGACCGAATTTACACCTGAGGTTCTTGAATGGGTTCTTCAAAACATAGTCACTCGTTCGGGATGTGCCATCACTCTTCTTGGAGTCATGCCTTGGCTAAACATTCCAT TGTCTACCAAGACTTGGTTGGATATTTGGTCAGTAGATTTAGAAGAACTTGCGAAAGAGAGAAGTGAAAACATCAAGAGCGATTTCAAGTATCTCAAGTTGAAGGCTGTTCTCGATCTTTGCCGAAGTTATGGG GTCGTGCTGCAGAAGAAAGTTGTAATGGGATATCCCTCACGACTTCTGGTTGTCGAGCAAATCATAAGCCTTGGTGCAACATGGGTCGTGTTTGATAG GCATCAAAAGAACACAGAGTTTTATGCCAAAAAAGTTCCATGCAACATGGTTGTGATGAACGAAAATGGTGAGGCAGACATGATTAAAGGACGAACCGTAGTAGAAAATAGCGGAGAAATGAACACTGCTACTGCTACGGCTGGAGAATCGCCTACTGTGGTACCACCTCCAGAGCTCGTTATTTCAAACCAACTCAAGGGATTCATTGAAAATGAGCGTTCTCAAGGAATTTACGACGACCAAGAATATGATGACAATGAAGTAGttttatgtgtttaa